Proteins encoded in a region of the Leifsonia sp. PS1209 genome:
- a CDS encoding HAD family acid phosphatase produces the protein MLLRSTERTAHPRRTRLAAGAAGVLAIVVGFGVVDVSAASAWDPGPGHGNGHGQQLAPRTSFTMAPDGTSGATQGGEGIPNIDSVKKTIATYYGDPGTGISNKTASPYISEMSAIVAGETAKLQAEYAAAKARGEKPAIVFDADDTTLWTYDMEVADMHFTFNPAEQNVWVQDQRFPATPAMVAFVNKAAAIGFSVFGLTGRNDDQKAATLGNLSKVGYTPFTAENFYTKWTGVGASQQPSYITCATAKCTTVEYKALTRKHIQDLGYTIDLNVGDQWSDLQGGYATRALKLPNPTYYLPSPDLPGVSEPALSPRTHFTMAPDGTSGATQGGEGIPNIDSVKSTIATYYGDPGTGIANKTDSPYIREMRSLVLRQLPVLAATCFVEKKLHKNPAIVLDADDTTLWTYDMEVADMHFTFNPAEQDVWVQDQRFPATPSMTTLAAVAQKSGCTLIGLTGRNDDQKVATLGNLAKVGYTGFTPQNYYTKWTGVGASQQPSYITCATAKCTTIEYKSQTRAHVESAAGGKYDIVANYGDQFSDLIGGSADRAVKLPNPTYYLP, from the coding sequence ATGTTGCTCAGGTCCACCGAGAGAACCGCCCATCCGCGCCGCACCCGCCTCGCCGCCGGGGCAGCGGGCGTGCTGGCCATCGTCGTCGGCTTCGGCGTGGTCGACGTGTCCGCCGCGTCCGCCTGGGACCCGGGACCGGGGCACGGAAACGGCCACGGGCAGCAGCTCGCGCCGCGCACCTCCTTCACGATGGCGCCGGACGGCACGAGCGGTGCGACGCAGGGCGGGGAGGGCATCCCGAACATCGACTCGGTCAAGAAGACCATCGCCACCTACTACGGCGACCCCGGCACCGGCATCTCGAACAAGACGGCGTCGCCGTACATCAGCGAGATGTCGGCGATCGTGGCCGGCGAGACGGCGAAGCTGCAGGCCGAGTACGCGGCGGCAAAGGCCAGGGGCGAGAAGCCCGCGATCGTCTTCGACGCCGACGACACCACCCTGTGGACGTACGACATGGAGGTGGCGGACATGCACTTCACCTTCAACCCGGCCGAACAGAACGTGTGGGTGCAGGACCAGCGCTTCCCCGCCACCCCGGCGATGGTCGCCTTCGTGAACAAGGCCGCGGCCATCGGCTTCAGCGTCTTCGGCCTCACCGGCCGCAACGACGACCAGAAGGCCGCCACCCTCGGCAACCTGTCCAAGGTCGGATACACGCCGTTCACCGCGGAGAACTTCTACACCAAGTGGACCGGCGTCGGCGCCTCCCAGCAGCCGTCGTACATCACCTGCGCCACGGCGAAGTGCACCACGGTCGAGTACAAGGCGCTCACCAGGAAGCACATCCAGGATCTCGGATACACGATCGACCTCAACGTGGGCGACCAGTGGTCCGACCTGCAGGGCGGATACGCCACGCGCGCGCTGAAGCTGCCGAACCCCACGTACTACCTGCCCTCCCCCGACCTCCCCGGCGTGAGCGAGCCGGCCCTGTCGCCGCGCACCCACTTCACGATGGCGCCGGACGGCACGAGCGGCGCGACCCAGGGCGGTGAGGGCATCCCGAACATCGACTCGGTGAAGTCCACGATCGCCACCTACTACGGCGACCCGGGCACGGGCATCGCGAACAAGACGGACTCCCCGTACATCCGCGAGATGCGCAGCCTGGTGCTCCGGCAGCTGCCGGTGCTCGCCGCGACCTGCTTCGTGGAGAAGAAGCTGCACAAGAACCCCGCCATCGTCCTCGACGCCGACGACACCACCCTGTGGACGTACGACATGGAGGTGGCGGACATGCACTTCACCTTCAACCCGGCCGAGCAGGACGTCTGGGTGCAGGACCAGCGCTTCCCCGCCACCCCGTCGATGACCACGCTCGCCGCGGTCGCCCAGAAGTCCGGATGCACGCTGATCGGCCTCACCGGACGCAACGACGACCAGAAGGTCGCCACCCTCGGCAACCTCGCCAAGGTCGGATACACCGGCTTCACCCCGCAGAACTACTACACCAAGTGGACGGGCGTCGGCGCCTCCCAACAGCCGTCGTACATCACCTGCGCCACGGCCAAGTGCACGACGATCGAGTACAAGTCGCAGACCAGGGCCCACGTCGAGTCTGCCGCCGGCGGCAAGTACGACATCGTCGCCAACTACGGCGACCAGTTCAGCGACCTGATCGGCGGCTCGGCCGACCGCGCGGTGAAGCTGCCGAACCCGACGTACTACCTGCCGTAG
- a CDS encoding amino acid ABC transporter ATP-binding protein, which produces MSDQDTAEPVLRLTGLRKRFGDTEVLRGIDLDVHRHEVVALIGASGSGKSTLLRTINLLEPIDDGQIFLVGDDISDPRTRMDAVRGRIGVVFQHYNLFPHLSVLDNVTLASRRVHRIPRRAAEAKAHELLAAIGLGDKAKEFPDRLSGGQQQRAAIVRAIATDPELLLLDEVTSALDPELVGEVLELVRDLKASGTTIVMATHEMAFARDVADRVVFLDAGVIAEQGSPSELFGAPREQRTREFLARFSGWVA; this is translated from the coding sequence ATGAGCGACCAGGACACCGCGGAGCCCGTGCTCCGGCTGACCGGGCTGCGCAAGCGGTTCGGCGACACGGAGGTGCTGCGCGGCATCGACCTGGACGTGCACCGGCACGAGGTGGTGGCTTTGATCGGCGCGAGCGGGTCAGGCAAGTCGACGCTGCTGCGCACGATCAACCTCCTGGAGCCCATCGACGACGGGCAGATCTTCCTCGTCGGGGACGACATCAGCGATCCCCGCACCCGGATGGATGCGGTACGCGGCCGCATCGGCGTGGTGTTCCAGCACTACAACCTGTTCCCGCACCTGTCCGTGCTCGACAACGTGACGCTCGCCAGCCGCCGCGTGCACCGCATCCCGCGCAGGGCGGCGGAGGCGAAGGCGCACGAACTGCTGGCGGCGATCGGCCTCGGCGACAAGGCGAAGGAGTTCCCGGACCGGCTCTCCGGCGGTCAGCAGCAGCGCGCCGCCATCGTGCGCGCCATTGCGACCGACCCGGAGCTCCTACTGCTCGACGAGGTCACCAGCGCCCTCGATCCCGAACTGGTCGGCGAGGTGCTGGAACTGGTGCGCGACCTGAAGGCGTCCGGCACGACCATCGTCATGGCGACGCACGAGATGGCGTTCGCGCGCGACGTCGCAGACCGCGTGGTGTTCCTCGACGCGGGCGTGATCGCCGAGCAGGGGTCGCCGTCGGAACTGTTCGGCGCGCCGCGCGAGCAGCGCACCCGCGAGTTCCTCGCGCGGTTCTCCGGCTGGGTCGCCTGA
- a CDS encoding SufS family cysteine desulfurase — MHTDTIDLTRIRADFPILGREVNGHPFVYLDSGATSQKPRQVLDAERSFVEQYTSAVHRGAHTVAGEATELFEDARARVASFVGVDADELVWTSNATEGINLLAYSISNASLGRGGDAAARFRIGEGDEIVVTESEHHANLVPWQELAARTGATLSVIGLHDDGQLRLDEAAAVITPRTKIVAFTHVSNVLGAINPVETLVALAREVGALTVLDACQSAPHLALDLHAAGVDFAVFSGHKMLGPTGIGALYGRRELLNALPPFLTGGSMITTVTLTGAEYLPAPQRFEAGTQRVSQAVALAAAVDYLDAVGMAAIEAHEEELGARILDGLAEIPGVRVLGPGRDVPRVGLASFVVDGIHSHDIGQFLDDRGIAVRVGHHCAQPVHRRFGATASTRISTYLYSTADEVDAAVAAVADARSFFGVDR; from the coding sequence ATGCACACCGACACCATCGATCTCACCCGAATCCGCGCGGACTTCCCGATCCTCGGCCGCGAGGTCAACGGGCACCCGTTCGTCTATCTCGACTCCGGAGCGACCTCGCAGAAGCCGCGCCAGGTGCTCGACGCCGAACGCTCCTTCGTCGAGCAGTACACCTCGGCCGTCCACCGCGGCGCGCACACCGTCGCCGGCGAGGCCACCGAGCTGTTCGAGGACGCGCGCGCACGCGTCGCCTCCTTCGTCGGCGTCGACGCCGACGAGCTGGTGTGGACGTCCAACGCGACGGAGGGCATCAACCTGCTCGCGTACAGCATCTCGAACGCGTCGCTCGGGCGCGGGGGAGACGCGGCGGCGCGGTTCAGGATCGGGGAGGGCGACGAGATCGTCGTCACGGAGTCCGAGCACCACGCGAACCTCGTGCCGTGGCAGGAGCTCGCCGCCAGGACCGGAGCGACGCTCTCGGTGATCGGCCTGCACGACGACGGACAGCTCCGCCTCGACGAGGCCGCCGCCGTCATCACGCCGCGCACGAAGATCGTCGCGTTCACCCACGTCTCCAACGTGCTCGGCGCGATCAATCCGGTCGAGACGCTCGTCGCCCTCGCCCGGGAGGTCGGTGCGCTCACCGTCCTCGACGCCTGCCAGTCCGCGCCGCACCTGGCGCTCGACCTGCACGCCGCCGGCGTCGACTTCGCCGTGTTCTCCGGCCACAAGATGCTGGGGCCCACCGGCATCGGCGCGCTCTACGGCCGCCGCGAACTGCTGAACGCCCTTCCGCCGTTCCTCACCGGCGGCTCCATGATCACCACGGTCACGCTCACCGGCGCCGAGTACCTCCCGGCGCCGCAGCGGTTCGAGGCGGGGACGCAGCGCGTCTCCCAGGCCGTCGCGCTCGCTGCCGCTGTGGACTACCTCGACGCGGTCGGGATGGCCGCCATCGAGGCGCACGAGGAGGAGCTGGGGGCGCGCATCCTGGACGGGCTGGCCGAGATCCCCGGCGTGCGCGTGCTCGGACCTGGGCGCGACGTGCCGAGGGTCGGGCTCGCAAGCTTTGTGGTGGACGGCATCCACTCGCACGATATCGGCCAGTTCCTCGACGACCGCGGCATCGCGGTGCGCGTCGGCCACCACTGCGCCCAGCCGGTGCACCGCCGCTTCGGCGCGACGGCCAGCACCCGCATCAGCACCTACCTCTACAGCACCGCGGACGAAGTGGATGCGGCCGTCGCGGCCGTCGCCGACGCCCGCTCCTTCTTCGGAGTCGACCGATGA
- a CDS encoding SdrD B-like domain-containing protein — protein sequence MPSVPPRHRASAGTPIHHRHRRHARLPRLAARALTATATAALLVVAGWAPAALAATAAPDAVVNIATDRTTVGWHDTSTFTFTVENSVAVPLTDGDVTLIVPTFDGTDASGKPVDWWTAGIHCTATGGAVCPTGRWTFATATGAVSATGLAVPQGGKLTFTATAQHIATSTQSARASIEVSSPLGDLAPRTNTADLTYQYTLAGFAHGVAVTLDDHDPAGLVADVTITNTGSQTFDLLTAQWSSGIPVAAAAPASPGDPAFSGVSCDQAASTGDCSAVTGVGGGPIAATTAGGGAQVSGLQPGRSIVLRVTYTRGTPGCGSAPVTWPFDVDTLAGVPAETDGSVADNTAHAETTWTPPACRNFDLRTDAADAVPAAGAWAPGGPFAYTATYSNAGPDGITDAYLQAEAPARLSGAASTFDLAAITCTATGGASCPASWAVDGTGATPESERIRSGSVSVPAGGTLTVTYHGTYQNIDDAMLCRPATVAFRTLVWTDAGTDAHSTGDDDVFGTFQGNNGRVVRSDALQGRDCASRPYDLGVVKTGPFLDAAATTPAGALRPGQLVYFLLDVTNNTVDSTDLTEYTIDDQASIGFNPMYQPATGTSGTGIVADKITCQSVANGAACPTAPPETDGNPDFWFDPTTRMTDTELLHYDISTPAGDPAAMPVGGEIRLTVPYRAPLIKPEFAQCSPQSAAIAGNNFVSVPTGIAPDLVDRDPYGNNSDFVEFSVDHPTCTTSLSVVKTATSPYFDTDGDATFTITATNTSTSGLEVPRLRDAFTSAAELSLAEVDLAHTTVTCVAGAGASCPDYTVHPGSRQGVDGATSPVGQDADPSFAALFDASWSTPGDGAATMSAGSSVTFTVTMALPRTPSGDLTNRAMFGASDDDPLKWPTVIDRATVGPRPGSAGLSVTKTVDPTVAYAGETIVYTSVFTNYSDQSRTASLADPLDATLRADNPTGFGAVTCSPSPRATDGVVGASCPAPLTSAADGITAGPFTMPAHSSFTITYTATAPLGGYSSAPNSVRLFQSPDAVSDGDAQAQANAAFLSRASLAGTVFVDTDYDDALSAPDSGLPGVLITLTGTDERGAAVTLYACTNASGYYAFAAGETVYADRPDCARPATAPVAGFVGLIPGTYAVTQTQPDGFTSTTPSSFVGSHGGTSGTDTVTGVTLTAGDAAIHYDFGEQQFGSIGDTVWLDANANGLQDAGEPGVDGFAVTLSGTDITGAPVSATTSTDALGHYVFDHLRPGSYTVTFSPASLGAGQTFATQGAGGDPALDSDGDPATGVTGTIALGAGEHRSDIDQGVVGPAIVAPPVPPVPPAPPTPPVPPTPPVPPLAPPVPPLTPLPPVNAPGAPSAPSGASASRLATTGADISGGLTSLALAAVLAGAVLLATRRRRRPGRG from the coding sequence ATGCCCTCCGTACCTCCTCGCCATCGCGCCAGCGCCGGCACGCCTATCCACCACCGCCACCGCCGCCACGCGCGCCTCCCCCGCCTCGCGGCCCGCGCGCTGACCGCCACCGCCACCGCTGCGCTGCTCGTCGTCGCCGGCTGGGCGCCCGCCGCCCTCGCCGCGACGGCAGCCCCGGATGCTGTGGTGAACATCGCGACCGACCGCACCACCGTGGGGTGGCACGACACCTCGACGTTCACGTTCACCGTGGAGAACTCCGTCGCCGTGCCGCTCACCGACGGCGACGTCACGCTGATCGTTCCGACGTTCGACGGCACAGACGCCTCCGGGAAGCCGGTCGACTGGTGGACGGCGGGCATCCACTGCACGGCCACCGGCGGCGCCGTCTGCCCGACCGGGCGGTGGACCTTCGCCACAGCCACCGGGGCCGTCAGCGCCACCGGGCTCGCGGTGCCCCAGGGCGGGAAGCTGACCTTCACCGCCACCGCACAGCACATCGCGACCAGCACGCAGTCGGCGCGCGCGTCCATCGAGGTCTCCTCGCCGCTCGGCGACCTCGCCCCGCGCACGAACACCGCCGACCTCACCTACCAGTACACGCTCGCGGGCTTCGCGCACGGCGTCGCCGTCACCCTCGACGACCACGACCCGGCCGGCCTGGTCGCGGACGTGACCATCACCAACACCGGCTCGCAAACCTTCGACCTGCTCACCGCGCAGTGGTCCTCCGGCATCCCGGTCGCGGCGGCTGCCCCCGCGAGCCCGGGCGATCCGGCGTTCTCGGGCGTCAGCTGCGACCAGGCGGCGTCCACCGGCGACTGCTCGGCCGTGACCGGGGTCGGCGGTGGCCCGATCGCCGCCACGACAGCGGGAGGCGGCGCGCAGGTGTCCGGTCTCCAGCCCGGTCGCAGCATCGTCCTGCGCGTCACGTACACGCGGGGAACCCCGGGCTGCGGCAGTGCGCCGGTGACCTGGCCGTTCGACGTCGACACGCTCGCGGGTGTCCCGGCGGAGACCGACGGCTCTGTCGCGGACAACACCGCCCACGCCGAGACGACGTGGACGCCGCCCGCCTGCCGGAACTTCGACCTGCGCACCGACGCGGCGGACGCCGTCCCCGCGGCCGGAGCGTGGGCGCCGGGCGGACCGTTCGCGTACACGGCCACGTACTCCAACGCCGGGCCGGACGGCATCACCGACGCGTACCTCCAGGCGGAGGCACCCGCCCGGCTCTCCGGCGCGGCCTCCACCTTCGACCTGGCCGCGATCACCTGCACCGCGACCGGCGGGGCCAGCTGTCCAGCATCCTGGGCGGTCGACGGAACCGGCGCGACGCCGGAGAGCGAACGCATCCGGAGCGGCTCTGTCAGCGTCCCCGCCGGCGGCACTCTGACCGTCACCTATCACGGCACGTATCAGAACATCGACGACGCGATGCTGTGCCGCCCGGCGACGGTGGCGTTCCGCACCCTCGTCTGGACGGACGCGGGAACTGACGCCCATTCGACCGGGGACGACGACGTGTTCGGCACGTTTCAGGGAAACAACGGCCGCGTCGTGCGCTCCGACGCACTGCAGGGTCGGGACTGCGCGTCTCGTCCATACGACCTGGGCGTGGTGAAGACCGGGCCGTTCCTCGATGCCGCAGCCACGACCCCCGCCGGGGCGTTGCGTCCCGGGCAGCTGGTCTACTTCCTGCTCGACGTGACCAACAACACGGTCGACAGCACCGACCTCACCGAGTACACCATCGACGACCAGGCCAGCATCGGCTTCAACCCGATGTACCAGCCGGCAACGGGGACGAGCGGGACAGGCATCGTCGCCGACAAGATCACCTGCCAGTCTGTCGCCAACGGCGCCGCCTGCCCGACCGCTCCCCCGGAGACGGACGGGAACCCGGACTTCTGGTTCGACCCGACCACCAGGATGACCGACACCGAGCTGCTGCACTACGACATCTCGACACCGGCAGGCGACCCCGCCGCGATGCCGGTCGGCGGCGAGATCCGCCTCACGGTGCCGTACCGCGCCCCGCTGATCAAGCCAGAGTTCGCGCAGTGCAGCCCGCAGAGCGCTGCCATCGCCGGCAATAACTTCGTCAGCGTCCCGACCGGGATCGCCCCCGACCTCGTCGACCGGGACCCGTACGGCAACAACTCGGACTTCGTCGAGTTCTCGGTCGACCATCCCACCTGCACCACCTCGCTGAGCGTGGTGAAGACCGCGACCTCTCCGTACTTCGACACCGACGGGGACGCGACCTTCACGATCACGGCGACCAACACGTCCACCTCGGGACTCGAGGTTCCTCGCCTGCGGGACGCCTTCACGAGCGCGGCCGAGCTGTCCCTGGCGGAGGTCGACCTCGCTCACACGACGGTGACCTGCGTGGCAGGCGCGGGAGCGTCCTGCCCGGACTACACCGTGCACCCCGGGTCCCGTCAGGGCGTCGACGGCGCGACCTCGCCGGTCGGGCAGGACGCCGACCCGTCGTTCGCCGCACTCTTCGACGCATCCTGGTCCACGCCCGGCGACGGTGCAGCCACCATGTCCGCGGGATCGTCGGTGACCTTCACGGTGACCATGGCACTCCCGCGCACTCCGTCCGGCGACCTCACCAACCGGGCGATGTTCGGAGCATCCGACGACGACCCGCTGAAGTGGCCGACCGTGATCGACAGGGCGACCGTCGGGCCCCGCCCTGGCAGCGCCGGCCTGTCGGTGACCAAGACGGTCGACCCGACGGTCGCGTACGCAGGCGAGACCATCGTGTACACGTCGGTTTTCACGAACTACTCCGACCAGAGCCGCACGGCCTCCCTCGCCGACCCGCTGGATGCGACCCTGCGCGCCGACAACCCGACGGGGTTCGGCGCCGTGACCTGCTCCCCGTCGCCGCGCGCGACGGACGGCGTCGTCGGCGCGAGCTGTCCGGCACCGCTCACCTCGGCCGCCGACGGGATCACCGCTGGACCGTTCACGATGCCCGCGCACTCGTCGTTCACGATCACGTACACCGCGACGGCGCCGCTCGGCGGGTATTCGAGCGCCCCGAACAGCGTCCGGTTGTTCCAGTCGCCGGATGCGGTCAGCGACGGCGACGCCCAGGCGCAGGCCAACGCGGCGTTCCTCAGCCGGGCATCCCTCGCGGGGACCGTCTTCGTCGACACGGACTACGACGACGCGCTCAGCGCGCCGGACTCCGGACTGCCCGGCGTCCTCATCACGCTCACCGGCACCGACGAGCGCGGCGCCGCCGTCACCCTGTACGCGTGCACCAACGCCTCCGGGTACTACGCGTTCGCCGCAGGTGAGACGGTGTACGCCGACCGGCCGGACTGCGCGCGTCCCGCGACGGCCCCCGTTGCCGGTTTTGTCGGCCTCATCCCCGGAACGTACGCGGTCACCCAGACCCAGCCGGACGGGTTCACCTCCACCACCCCGTCGTCGTTCGTCGGGAGCCACGGTGGCACGTCGGGCACGGACACCGTGACCGGTGTGACCCTGACTGCAGGAGACGCGGCGATCCACTACGACTTCGGCGAGCAGCAGTTCGGCTCGATCGGAGACACGGTCTGGCTGGATGCGAACGCGAACGGCCTCCAGGATGCGGGCGAGCCCGGCGTCGACGGCTTCGCGGTCACCCTGAGCGGCACCGACATCACGGGCGCGCCGGTCTCGGCGACCACGAGCACGGACGCCCTCGGCCACTATGTCTTCGACCACCTGCGACCGGGCAGTTATACGGTCACCTTCTCCCCCGCCAGCCTGGGCGCCGGGCAGACGTTCGCGACGCAGGGAGCGGGCGGGGACCCCGCGCTCGACTCGGACGGCGACCCGGCCACGGGCGTCACTGGGACCATCGCGCTGGGGGCGGGCGAGCACCGCAGCGATATCGACCAGGGCGTGGTGGGGCCGGCGATCGTGGCGCCGCCGGTGCCGCCGGTTCCGCCGGCGCCGCCCACGCCGCCGGTTCCGCCCACGCCGCCGGTTCCGCCGCTGGCGCCCCCTGTGCCGCCGCTGACGCCACTGCCGCCCGTCAACGCGCCAGGCGCGCCCTCAGCGCCCTCCGGCGCCTCCGCTAGCCGCCTCGCAACCACCGGCGCGGACATCAGCGGTGGCCTGACGTCCCTCGCCCTCGCGGCGGTGCTAGCCGGCGCGGTCCTGCTCGCGACGCGCAGGAGGCGCAGGCCCGGCCGGGGGTGA
- a CDS encoding Ppx/GppA phosphatase family protein, whose translation MRLGVLDVGSNTIHLLVVDAHPGARPIPAATHKSVLRLMRYITADGAISDEGCQAILDAIASAMRVAEQEGIEELLPFATSAIREASNGPELLARITAETGVDLQVLSGEDEAKLTFLAVRRWSGWSAGDLLLFDIGGGSLEIASGRDEYPDIAVSVPLGAGRSTIGFLHDDPPTASQVDALRMHARAVLQNAVAQFGSRASGSHVVGTSKTIRSLARLAGSTAPGPGGTERSLLKRSELSDWVPRLAQLPADARTALPGITADRTFQIVAGGVVLRETMRAFGVDELEVCPWALREGIILRYLDHLG comes from the coding sequence ATGCGCCTCGGAGTTCTCGACGTCGGTTCGAACACCATCCACCTTCTCGTCGTCGATGCTCACCCCGGCGCCCGCCCCATCCCGGCCGCCACCCACAAGTCCGTGCTGCGGCTGATGCGCTACATCACCGCGGACGGCGCGATCAGCGACGAGGGCTGCCAGGCCATCCTGGACGCCATCGCGTCTGCGATGCGGGTGGCGGAGCAGGAGGGCATCGAGGAACTGCTGCCGTTCGCCACGTCCGCCATCCGCGAGGCCAGCAACGGCCCTGAGCTGCTCGCGCGCATCACCGCGGAGACCGGCGTCGACCTGCAGGTGCTGTCCGGCGAGGACGAGGCGAAGCTGACCTTCCTCGCTGTGCGCCGCTGGTCGGGCTGGTCGGCCGGCGACCTGCTGCTGTTCGACATCGGCGGCGGTTCGCTGGAGATCGCCTCCGGCCGCGACGAGTACCCGGACATCGCGGTGTCCGTCCCGCTCGGCGCCGGCCGCAGCACCATCGGGTTCCTCCACGACGACCCGCCCACCGCATCCCAGGTCGACGCGCTCCGGATGCACGCCCGCGCGGTCCTGCAGAATGCGGTTGCGCAATTCGGCTCCCGCGCATCCGGGAGCCACGTGGTCGGCACCTCCAAGACCATCCGTTCCCTGGCCCGCCTCGCCGGGTCGACGGCGCCTGGCCCCGGCGGAACCGAGCGCAGCCTGCTGAAGCGGTCGGAGCTGTCCGACTGGGTGCCGCGCCTCGCGCAGCTGCCGGCCGATGCACGCACGGCGCTGCCCGGGATCACCGCGGACCGCACGTTCCAGATCGTCGCGGGCGGCGTCGTCCTCCGCGAGACGATGCGCGCCTTCGGCGTGGATGAGCTCGAAGTCTGCCCGTGGGCGCTCCGCGAGGGCATCATCCTGCGTTACCTCGACCACCTGGGCTGA
- the sufU gene encoding Fe-S cluster assembly sulfur transfer protein SufU: MSTSDLQNLYQQVILDHAKEKHGYGLRPDAAGSSHQLNPTCGDEVTLNVHPSAEGGVASISWEGHGCSISTASASLLSDIVHDVSREELADAVAAFRELMQSKGTIDGDEELLGDAVALAGVSKYVTRIKCAMLPWVALEDALATSAA, translated from the coding sequence ATGAGCACGTCCGACCTACAGAACCTCTACCAGCAGGTCATCCTCGACCACGCCAAGGAGAAGCACGGCTACGGCCTGCGACCGGATGCGGCGGGAAGCTCGCACCAGCTCAACCCGACCTGCGGAGACGAGGTGACGCTCAACGTGCATCCATCGGCGGAGGGCGGCGTCGCGTCGATCAGCTGGGAGGGGCACGGCTGCTCCATCTCGACGGCGTCGGCGTCGCTCCTCAGCGACATCGTGCACGACGTGTCGCGCGAGGAGCTGGCCGATGCGGTGGCCGCGTTCCGTGAGCTGATGCAGTCGAAGGGCACGATCGACGGCGACGAAGAGCTGCTCGGCGACGCCGTCGCCCTCGCCGGCGTCTCGAAGTACGTCACGCGCATCAAGTGCGCCATGCTGCCGTGGGTGGCGCTGGAGGACGCGCTGGCCACGTCGGCCGCGTAG
- a CDS encoding amino acid ABC transporter permease: MSTIQQPGAAGQPSDVDQPSAVELGRRTFRRRQTTRSVLISLASTIVVAVVAWFFVINTPGWAAVQQTFFDPAVAVQAWPRVFEGLLLNIRVLIVAAIGVLIVSILIATTRTLRGPIFFPLRALAAGYTDLFRGMPLIIVLYLVGFGLPGLGVFPRMPAEFWGTIALILVYSAYVSEVFRAGIEAVHPSQRLAARGLGLSHYQTLRLVILPQAVRKVTPALMNDFVAMQKDVGLISILGAVDAVRAAQIETAATYNFTPYVLAGLLFVVLALPMIRLTDWYSARVRRREQIGSVV, from the coding sequence GTGAGCACCATCCAGCAACCGGGCGCCGCCGGGCAGCCCAGCGACGTCGACCAGCCCAGCGCCGTCGAGCTCGGCCGGCGCACGTTCCGGCGCAGGCAGACGACGCGCTCCGTGCTGATCAGCCTCGCCAGCACCATCGTCGTCGCCGTCGTCGCCTGGTTCTTCGTCATCAACACCCCCGGCTGGGCCGCCGTGCAGCAGACCTTCTTCGACCCCGCCGTGGCCGTGCAGGCGTGGCCGCGAGTGTTCGAGGGGCTGCTGCTCAACATCCGGGTGCTGATCGTCGCCGCGATCGGGGTGCTGATCGTGAGCATCCTGATCGCCACGACGCGCACCCTGCGCGGGCCGATCTTCTTCCCGCTGCGCGCGCTGGCGGCGGGCTACACCGACCTGTTCCGCGGAATGCCGCTGATCATCGTGCTGTACCTCGTCGGCTTCGGCCTGCCCGGGCTCGGCGTCTTCCCGCGCATGCCCGCCGAGTTCTGGGGCACCATCGCGCTCATCCTGGTCTACTCGGCATACGTGTCCGAGGTGTTCCGCGCCGGGATCGAGGCCGTGCATCCCTCCCAGCGGCTGGCGGCCCGCGGCCTCGGCCTCAGCCACTACCAGACCCTGCGGCTGGTGATCCTGCCCCAGGCGGTCCGCAAGGTCACGCCCGCGCTGATGAACGACTTCGTCGCCATGCAGAAGGACGTCGGCCTCATCTCCATCCTGGGAGCAGTGGATGCTGTGCGCGCCGCGCAGATCGAGACGGCCGCCACATACAACTTCACCCCGTACGTGCTCGCCGGGCTGCTCTTCGTGGTCCTGGCGCTTCCGATGATCCGGCTCACCGACTGGTATTCGGCGCGGGTGCGCAGGCGCGAGCAGATCGGGAGCGTCGTATGA